The sequence below is a genomic window from Candidatus Krumholzibacteriia bacterium.
ATTTCACGGGCCACCCCTGGACATGTCCGTTTCGACTCAGGTTAGACCTCGGCTCGGCGAACGTCAAGCTGCTCCATTCAGTCCTTAGCTATAGCTAGGGCCGAGAAGTTCCTCACGGTCTCTCCTCACGGTCACTGCGGGTCGTGCACGAATGCCGAGAGCCGTTGAGCAAGCACCGAGGCCACGGCTCTGCGAAGCATACCCGGGACACTGACCAAGGCGGAGAGCAGTAGCCGAACCGGGTCAAGCCTCGATGCTGACGGCAGGTTTTGTCCCTCCCCATTACGCTGGCACCGTTGGGCAGGCGTCCGCGCTCCAAGAAGCCGGTGGTGGGCAAATGGTGGGCAAACCACCATCCTCGCAGAGGTCAACGCGCCCAGATAACGACCGCCATATCCACGCAACTCGTTGAAGCATGAAGGAATGCGCTGGTGCCGGAGGAGGGACTCGAACCCTCACGAGGTTTAGGCCTCGACGGATTTTGAATCCGTTGCGTCTGCCAATTCCGCCACTCCGGCACGCTTCGTTTTCAACGGGTGGACGGGCCCGGTTTCCTTCGGCCGCAAACTGTACCTGCTTTTGTGCCCGTTTTCTACTCCAGCTCGCCGGGAGCGCCATCGCCTACCTTGGAGGAGTACCCTCCCATCTCATCATTGCAGTTCGTGAGGCCGTCGAGGAGGTTCTGCGGTTGCGATCCCTGCTAGAAACCACAGGCCATGGGCACAGAGTCCGTTGCTGGGCGCTCGGTGGCGCGCTCGTCGTGGCTGCAGCCGGAGTAGGCTGCCACGAGGAGCGACGCGCAACCCCAGCGCTGGCCGAAGATGAAGTGGCCGTCGTGAAGCGTGAGCTTGCTGCTCAATACGCAGAAAACGAGGCTGGCTTCTTTGCCCGGGACCCAGACCGCGTCATGCGCCTGAGACACCCGGCGTTCCATACGATTACGCCGGACGGGAACGTCACCACGCGTGAGGGGATGTACAAACGAACGCGTGAGTTCATCGGTCGCATCGCGCGATTCGACTCCCTGAGCGAGACGATCACCGCCCTGACGCTGGTGGGCGACAC
It includes:
- a CDS encoding nuclear transport factor 2 family protein, with product MAVVKRELAAQYAENEAGFFARDPDRVMRLRHPAFHTITPDGNVTTREGMYKRTREFIGRIARFDSLSETITALTLVGDTAHAMVHQRTLRQQRLGDGALHEVRTSVVQRESWVRTPEGWLLWRVDEIQPGETLVEGKPVP